One Elaeis guineensis isolate ETL-2024a chromosome 10, EG11, whole genome shotgun sequence genomic window carries:
- the LOC105053186 gene encoding probable inactive receptor kinase At1g48480: MVSNHRPMGAPHFVLVFFLLPLFCCFPGGAPDLAADGAALLAFRAAVGRAARRWNASATPCSWVGVKCDGGRVTQLHLPGSGLIGQIPAGTLGNLTALQSVSLRFNALSGPLPPDLSGCKELRAVHLNGNRFSGGIPTGLFSLGKLVRLNLGSNDFTGGISLAFNNLRRLKMLYLENNSLSGEIPDLSLPNVVQFNVSFNPLNGSIPAGLRGMKPDAFLGTHLCGTPLRACRGEISPASPPSPSPAPGISGGTNAGGGKNSKLSGGAIAGIAIGAAVVLLIVVALLIIICRRGGGSKTRTVAAAVGVGKPPESDTAPRDKGTAENGTGSHPPAAAAAAAAAAGGNVKSLAFFGGGPRVYDLEDLLRASAEVLGKGTTGTTYKAMLEMGMVVAVKRLKDVNLPEKEFREKIGAIGAMDHQNLVPLQAFYYSRDEKLLIYDYMPMGSLSSLLHGNRVSGRTPLDWETRSGIALDAARGIEYIHSMGPGVSHGNIKSSNILLGKSLDAHVSEHGLANLVGPSSTPNRAAGYLAPEVTDVRKASQKGDVYSFGVLLLELLSGKAPAQAFLNEEGIDLPRWVQSVVREEWTSEVFDLELLRYQNVEEEMVQLLQLAVDCAAQYPDSRPSMSEVVVRIEEICRSSQASAQRNQHQEHHDQSSNRTDSIDQSRPSGF, from the exons ATGGTATCCAATCACCGCCCGATGGGGGCACCGCACTTTGTTctcgtcttctttctcctcccgctGTTCTGCTGCTTTCCCGGAGGAGCACCGGATCTGGCGGCCGACGGGGCGGCGCTCCTGGCCTTCCGCGCTGCCGTGGGGCGGGCGGCGCGGCGGTGGAACGCGTCGGCGACTCCGTGCTCGTGGGTGGGTGTGAAGTGCGACGGCGGCCGCGTCACCCAGCTCCACCTTCCGGGCTCGGGTCTCATAGGCCAGATTCCGGCTGGGACCCTCGGCAACCTCACGGCGCTCCAGTCGGTCAGTCTCCGGTTCAACGCCCTCTCCGGGCCCCTCCCGCCGGACCTCTCTGGCTGCAAAGAGCTCCGGGCCGTCCATCTCAATGGGAACCGTTTCTCCGGCGGGATCCCTACCGGCTTGTTCTCCCTCGGGAAGCTCGTCCGTCTCAACCTCGGCAGCAATGACTTCACAGGCGGGATCTCGCTTGCGTTCAACAACCTCAGACGCCTCAAGATGCTCTACCTCGAGAACAACAGTCTCTCCGGCGAGATCCCCGACCTCAGCCTCCCTAACGTCGTCCAGTTCAATGTCTCCTTCAACCCGCTCAATGGATCCATCCCGGCGGGGCTCCGCGGTATGAAGCCGGACGCATTCTTGGGCACCCACCTCTGCGGCACACCGCTGCGCGCCTGCCGCGGCGAGATATCACCGGCTTCGCCACCCTCGCCGTCGCCGGCGCCAGGGATAAGCGGCGGGACCAATGCTGGCGGGGGAAAGAACAGCAAGCTCTCCGGCGGGGCGATCGCCGGGATCGCCATCGGCGCCGCCGTCGTGTTACTGATCGTGGTGGCACTTCTCATCATCATCTGCCGGAGGGGAGGAGGGAGCAAGACGCGGACGGTGGCGGCGGCCGTTGGGGTTGGGAAGCCGCCGGAATCTGACACGGCGCCGAGGGACAAGGGGACAGCCGAGAACGGGACGGGGTCGCATccgccggcggcggcggcggcggcggcggcggcggcgggcgGGAACGTGAAGAGCCTGGCGTTCTTCGGCGGGGGGCCGAGGGTTTACGATCTGGAGGATTTGCTGAGGGCTTCGGCGGAGGTGCTGGGGAAGGGGACGACAGGGACGACGTATAAGGCAATGCTGGAGATGGGGATGGTGGTGGCGGTGAAGAGGCTCAAGGACGTCAACCTCCCGGAAAAGGAGTTCCGGGAGAAGATCGGCGCCATCGGCGCGATGGACCACCAGAACTTGGTGCCCCTGCAAGCCTTTTACTACAGCAGGGATGAGAAGCTTCTTATCTATGATTACATGCCAATGGGAAgcctctcctctcttctccatg GGAACAGAGTATCTGGTCGCACACCTCTTGACTGGGAGACAAGATCCGGCATTGCCCTTGATGCAGCCCGGGGCATCGAATACATCCACTCCATGGGCCCTGGAGTCTCACATGGCAACATCAAGTCCTCCAACATCCTCTTGGGCAAATCATTGGATGCCCATGTCTCCGAGCATGGCCTTGCTAATCTAGTAGGCCCCTCCTCCACACCCAACCGTGCTGCCGGCTACCTTGCACCAGAGGTCACCGATGTCCGAAAGGCCTCACAGAAAGGCGATGTGTACAGTTTTGGGGTGCTTCTACTGGAACTGCTTTCGGGCAAGGCCCCAGCCCAGGCTTTCCTCAATGAGGAGGGCATTGATCTGCCGAGGTGGGTTCAGTCAGTCGTCCGAGAGGAATGGACTTCAGAGGTATTTGATCTTGAGCTACTAAGGTACCAGAATGTAGAGGAGGAGATGGTACAGCTGTTGCAGCTGGCTGTAGATTGTGCCGCACAGTACCCAGACAGCCGTCCATCAATGTCGGAGGTGGTGGTCCGGATCGAGGAGATCTGCAGGTCAAGCCAAGCATCCGCCCAAAGAAACCAGCATCAGGAACACCATGACCAATCATCTAATCGTACCGATTCCATTGACCAGTCCAGGCCTTCTGGGTTTTGA